In Chelmon rostratus isolate fCheRos1 chromosome 21, fCheRos1.pri, whole genome shotgun sequence, the genomic window CAAACACGGGGCCGGATGAAGTGATGGAGTGGTTGTTGCCCCGCTCTTGGACTGTCAATTTGCTCTCCTCGCTAAAACTGCGGCATTTCTTCGGCCCCTCAGATCTTTCGTGGTCCACCTTCGTGTCGTCTGTCCTTTTCGCCCCACTGTGTTCCTCTCTTGCATTTTCATCCGGGGCCTGAGCAGAACCAGAGTTCTGAACAGGAGCTCCATGGGTAGTTTCTCTAACTCTCTCTGACCCACCTTCTTCACCTTCCTTTAGAGGGATCTCTTCATAGACACAAGCCTCTTTTGCTGGACTGGCTGAGGTATTTAACGCTGCTCTGTCTCGTGTTTCCAGTGCTGAATCTTGGAGATTTTCATTAATTGAGAGACTGTTTTCATTAACATCTGACAGCAAATGTAAGCTGGTATCTTTGCTCTCTTGCTTCTCATTAAGAGTCACTTCATCTGGCACAGACTGAGCGATCGGcagttcttcttctgtcctgGATGATGTTTGGGCATTTGAGTTCCCATCATTCTTTGTTATATCTGTATCTGAAATGCTAATGTCACATGCGATCTTATAGAAGAGTGAATggttctctttcattttctctaagCTTTCACTGACGGCTGATGACATTTCATTGGAATCAGTTGTTTCATCGGCGCATGCAGGATGGTCCTCGGTGTCTGATATCTCCTCACTGCACAGCGAGTCAATGCCGGGGATCTGCAAAGGTATGAACCCTTGCCACTGGTTGGTGGAAAGGAACCACTTAGCTCTCAGATCGGAGGATGAAACATCACTTTCACTGTCATCAGCGGCAGGTTCTTCAAGCTTTTGCGCCTCTCCCTCCTTGCAACTTGTAAATCCcttgcctccatctctctggaAGACTGTCATGGATGAGATATGATAGGGTGATGCTGGACGTTTGATCTTGGTTTTGGCAACCCCGGTTCTTTCACTGTGAACGACgtgctgtgttttgttcccAAACTTGTCTTGACTCTGAGATTTTCTCATGTGtccttctctttcatcttcatcctgaGATGTTCCACTAGAAAGCTGATGTTCTGCCGGACCTCGGATGGCATCCCCACAGCTTCCATAGACATGGTAAGATTCATGGTCTGAAgacaggagcagagcagagtttGCCACTGAGTAAGTGCGTAAGTAATGGGTCAGCATCAGATACTACTATTGCCGTCGCGGATACATATTTTATAGAAAATGGCCAGTGAATGACAGCTTCTCAGAAAAAACAAGACCAGGTCGAAACCTCAAGGACTTTCTGCGCCTCGTTGTAAAGGACTCATGAGAATGTAAGGGAAGGCTATTCGCAACTCTTCATTTTGAAAGAGCAACAGCCACTCGACCGATCAATAGTGCAACTTCATCACTCAGTGTGTCATGGACAGACTTTTGCTTTTACGGGCTGGCACCCACTTTGTTGCGGTGCACCCAAAAAAATAGCTTATGTGattgcaattaaaaaaagattaaattgtAGCCTCGTTTCAGCAGCTTGACCGTAATAACAATCCTTAAcctatttgtgtgtgcgcacgtaCCTGATCTCATCCTTTGTTTCTTAGCTGCGTCAGGGGCCACATGATGCACCTCCTGGCCCTCCCCCTTGATtggcagctgtttgtgtgtagtAGCACTCTCTCTGACTGcgctgatagatagatagatagatagatagatagatagattagTGGAGATGTCATATACATACAACAAATATACAGAattttcaacatgaaaataTCCCACCTTCTTATGACTCTCTCCCGTATTCGTTCTACACGTCGCAGTTTGGCCTCCCGCTGCTCGGGGGTCAGACAGGGTTCAGGGTCCATGTCAGGGGTCAGGAGGGCAGAGGGCCGTTCCCCATCCTGTTCAAACAGTTTCACATTATGCACTGTACAGCACAAGGACCTCACCTTACAGGATGACTGTATCAATGCAACATGCATCATTCTTCATCCACTTTGGATATGTAGCCAGTTACGGTGAGattttatattaaggtacacatactCACCATTAAATACTTGTTATTGTGCgtattagtagcatattggccCTTTATTATTCATTAGAAAGCACTTGTTAATGCCTTTGTCTGCATTTCCTGCAATAACATCAgaattactgcttattgatagtaataaaggaagttgttgtacatcAGTTATGATCTTAATAACCCAACCCAAAGCTTTGAACAACCCCAACCCCCTTTGACCCTAAGCCAGAAAAAGGCATTTctaagtgctttataatgactaataaagacaCAATATGCCTCTATTATGAAtatattttccttcattttctgttcaatTTCAGTTTGTGTCTTGGGGAAAGGTTACCAGTTAAATATGTTTCTACATTTAGGGTTTTTAAAAggtcagaataaaaaaatggtTGGATTTGATAATTTTTACACATATAGCAGACTCCAAACAATGAGGAAGAAAAACCAATGTCGACACGATATGAACCGTGGATGAGAAAATGTATGGTATGTAATCATCTCTCTGAATATGCTGAGTCTTTGATTTCCTTCTTACCCTGACGTTCAAGCTTGCACTTCCATTTCCTAAACTTGCCTGGTCTCGAACGTGATTCCTCGAGGCCTCGGCAggctcagctctcctctcctctgaccGTGACTCCTTCTTGGAGGACCTTGGTGCtccctgatgctgctgcttcctgtttgccttTTGAACAGGCTGATCCTGGTGCATCTCTGCAGAGCGCCGGTTTCGATCAGGACTCTCCAGCAACAGACGCCTGGGTGGCttgttcaacatttttttaCTCTGCTCAGCCAACCTCTGCTGCATGTCAGGCTGGATCTGCTCCGGCAGTGGGTTGTCGAGCTCAGGCGGAGGATCCTCAACAGAAACCTTTCTGGCCACGAGAGAGGACGGGAGTACAGCTGTGACGACTCGTGTCACCCTCAGAGGGAAGGGGGCCTGAGGAAATACGAAGGTGAATGTTAGTAAATGTATATTGACAATTCAGTCAGTTATCTGCTGAACGATTTGGCAgacctcctctctcatctctgaGCCTTGACTCTGGGCTTGGGCTCCTGGAGCGGATATGGGGAGTTTCTTCCTATTACTCAGCCTCTCCTGATTCCTCTTCATCCGCTCAATCTGCTCTTCTTCACTCATCTTCTGTTTCTAGAAAAGATATAGGCTGTTTAGAATATGAGTCATTTATGAACCTTGCACCTCAGCAATATGCGTGTAGAGAAGGTAAAGCAAGACCCAGAATCCACGATTAGCATATCAAACAACACAGTTAGACAAACAAATcggtgtgtttgcatctgtttgtgCAGAGGTGTATTCGTGCATGAGTTTATGTATGGCTGCTTGCATctgtatgtttatttatatgtgtgtgtgtgagcatgcgaGAAAGGGGGGTTGGGTGGCAGAAGTGAGAAGACTGAGCTGCTACACTGAGACATGagcctctgcctccccctctcgCCTAGAACAGGCACTGCAACATGCCCTAATTGCAAGGGAGATGAGAGAATCAAAGAATTGAAATTTGGCTGTGATTGCAATGAGGAAAAATCAGCTTTGGCTGCTTCTATATTTGGAGCGTTTTGGATCACATTGCATACATCCAGATATAGTTAACCAGAAAACGGAAAATTGTGAAGAATCAAACCTTGGTTGACTGGTTCATTGTATCTGGTGGCATCCACTTTGAAGCTGGCTGAGATTCTAAAGGTGAAATGAAAATAGAGGAAAGGATAGAGGGAGGATGGGCGGGAGGACAGAGAGAtagggaggaagagaaacaggaaatatgAGGGTGGAGAACAACACAAAGCCATTGGGGGCTGAAACATTCACCTATTAAAGCTGTTTCATCTTAGATGTGTCAGAAAACATTAATTTACAGGCCGGTGTATTAATATCAGTCTTTCCATGGACTCTATTTGTATTGAGCGCACTGTGTCTGTACCAACCGTATGCGTCTTTCTGTGCTTTCACATTAAGGAGGTCAGGCTCgctgtttcctcttctctgcacAGGATCAACAGCGTGGCTGTAGATTCCCTGAAACAtaagcagagaaaaataaataaataaataataaaaaaaggtaaaacTTAATCATGTTTGTCATTGATAATGATCACATTTCACACCTCATACGGTGACTCCGTCCAGCCGTGGCCCTGATCCCCTCTCTGGTGGCTTTCCTGTAGCTCCTGGGGTAACGGCGGACGAGCTGGTGGTTCTTGCTCCACATCCTGCAGGGATCATTTTCAAAAGGGATATGATGAAAACTGTGATAGAAGATCTCCCATACCAGACTGATGGAGATTCATGTGCTCACAACATATTATAGAGATGTAGCATCAATGCAACAATCAATCTGTATTTGTAGTCTCACTCATTAATCTGGATGACGGCAAAAAAATGGCACAGACCAGATTCTGgcttataaaataaatacatttgcagTAATTAGATGTATATATTGTAGGTTTTAAAGCACTGTAGGCCTGCAAGAAGAACACCTCAAAGATCTAGTCTAGATGCCAGCAGATGGATTTAACCTTCGCCTTGAGTGGGCAACAATCCCATGTTTGTTCCTAAGCCGAGCGCAAACGCCAGGAGTCACTGACAAAGGGACAATGGACAGGAGCCGTACCATTGGCAGGCcgctctgcagcctctctgtggGAGAGCCAGGGGATCCAGGATGTGGAGTCGCCGGCAGGAACGCTGAGGGGGAGACAGAAAAGGTCACAGTGTTGACACTGTTCATCTATTGTCATGTTCCATGCGCATAATCAAGATGAACCACATTTGGCTGCTTCAGATCGAAACAAGAAGTCATTGTCAACTTCAAAACCGAAAAGGCTGTGATGTGACATCAGCACAGCGACTTAAATTCATTATCTCGCAGGTGAAGGTGATGAAAAGATTCAGACTTTCTGGTTCActcatgatttattcattccagtgtgcagagaggatttttattttttattttctttttgcaatTTAGCTGAACTGAGAGCCTCTTCTGCATTGATGCCTTGTGCATTATGGTGATGGGATGACTGGATTTTTACATATCATCATGCCTGGTGTAGCTTGAGTTAATTCACTTCACTGCATCCATCCACTCTTCTAGGAATTCTTGATCATCAAACAATCAACAATTCAATGtactgcacatttttttaatatataatgTAGACCTATGCAGCATCGTGGGTGCTGCTTTTGATCACCACATTAGTTGTTTTTTATATTGTAAACTACTGCTTTTAGTTTCATCTTAAATGTGCACTGAAATAAAACCTTATTTTTCTCCACTGTTAGAGTCTACGGGCACATTTACACAGTATAAACTTGTGCACAAGCCACAGACTCTAGGCAATACAGCGAGGGAGTGCCGATGCTCACTGTGGTGCCTCTGCAGTCCCAACAGGAAGCGGAAGTGATCCCTGTTGACCTTCAGTCCAGCCAGGATGTCCTCCATCATCCACAGCTCTCTCTGGGCCTGAGACTGCTcctgagaaacagaaacaaaggaaTCATGAATTATCTTCAGGCGCAAGCCTTACTGATTCGTGGAaagacatttgtcattttaaggtAAGTGGCTAAGAGTGGCTCACAGTTGGACCTCAAACAAATCACTTTAGCATGTTTATCTCGCATTAAGGGTGAGATAGAGAGGCTTTACAGCAGATGCAGTGTGTATATGTTAACCAAGCTTATTATATTAGTGAAGAAGTACCCTGTTTTTGGTGCAGAAATACCTGTGGCACTCCAAAGTTACAGATGTGCTGAAGGTGTGAGCGGATAACCGACAGTTCACTCTCCATTCTCTCATATTGGCTCCACACTCTCTCCATTTCCTGAATTAAAAGATCAGAAGATttatgaacaataaaaaaaaatccacactgaatataaaaatatattaactACTTATGCAGTGCTATTGTTGGTTCACTGCCCCTTGGCTTAATACACACCAGTGATACGTCACACATTCTGGCCCGGATGGtgaccagctcctcctggagCAAAGCCTTCTGGGTCAGTGCCTCTTCCTGGGCCATGGGTCCCTGGCTTTTCcactcctccagctgcagtctgGACACCTCTAATGCACAATGGACACTGTCCTGcaacaagggaaaaaaaaaaaagctgaaaaaactGTCACAATATGCTGTTTGCTACTGCTATTTGCCTGAATACAGATAATACAGAAAATAGGCCTTTCTGTACGCTAAAaccattaaaatgtatttagatATTTTGAGTTGTTTGATTAGTTTGTACAACAAACCATCAGCCTGTATATTCAGTGCATTAGCCTTCAGAGAACACATTTATTAGTCATGACTTGTCCAAATGGCCTTAAATTTGTCGTCTTATGGGGTAATTACTGACCTTATCCATTTGTAGCTGGGCCAGTTCTACAGACAGAGACTGTAGCAGCTtgtcacacccacacagcctCGTCAACACAGCCTGAGGAGGGAAGAATCAAACTGTCTACTCAGAGAGGGACATCTAATAAGACGTATATACCCTGCTGACAGTTACGGTGACATATGAATACTCACATCTGCATCACTTTCAAGAGGCCTGATGGGTGGGGTTTCCCTCGGGTCAGACTTCGGGCCCTGAAATGCATCAAGGTTATCATtttgttacagtgtgttttattaactgtgtggggttttttttgttggcCAGATTTTATCAGCATGTgatattaatgaaaaaatattggATTAGAATCTTTTTATGTAATCTTTTTCATGAAAACTATGAAATGTGCTCACTACAGTTCAGTTCATACATATAAGTGCATTTTGGTAGAGGCTACTGACTGTACGCTTCAGTGTCAGTGCCTGAATGTTAAGACCAAGCTGTTGTCGCTCAAAAGAGCACAGCACAAGCTtcactaaacacaaacagaggccGCGGCGTGTGTCTTGGTCGTGAATGtgagagaaaattaatcagAATGCACTTTCATAAGATCTGCTTGTTTCATGTATTATAATCATGGTAGAACTCATCATCATTAGACAAAACAGGCAGATATAGccacaattaaaaacattaaaaaataaacagcagaatatATGATTTATTAGTCACACGATAAGCATTAGTGACAAAACAGTACAATAACATGGACTTTAAACCAGACATACACATAACGGTGTGGGACAGTGTCACAAGGTCTGTatacaaacagtctgtgtggtTGGAgacaccacagcacacacaacatTCATGAGAACGTCCATGTAGAAAGAGAACAACACAGTTTGAAAGTACCACACAGGACACCATAAGAACACAGAGCGCAGCGGGGCGGCCTGTACCATAGCCGGCGGtagcacacagacagatacattGCTgcggtgatggtggtggtggtggtggtggtggtgtgggggGTGGGGAGCGTGTGTGGCTCTCGATGAGGGGGGCAAAGGGGGCAGTAAGTCTGCATGCGCCCCTGTGGAGTAGCtctgaagagagagacagcatgtGTATGAAGAGAACAGACAGCACATTGCATCATAGAAAACATACTGTGCTACTGCGCACAGTGAGTGAAATTCATCTTATTCAATAACCTGTTAAAGTAGTTTTACTCAGTAACAATCTAATGTTATTACTTAAGTCAGTAACATATTGTTAACACTATAATCACCTTTCCTAAAGGTCTTCTCCCACTCGAGATATGATGGACAGAACCATATGTAGGTGTTGGCTGTAAACAATCAAAAGACAAGATGTGTTAAGAAGGAACTCCAGCAGGTAAATATTGCACTTTCATAAAGTGAAGCACTTCCATATCCTGACTTTTACTCTCCATGTGGATCAAGCCTCCAAAACACTGGATACTACATTGTGTCTTTCATTAAACTATCCGTAAAACAATTAGGAATAAATTAGCTGAAAAACTCAAATTCCTGAAGTTGCATTTTGGATAAACCTATTGTACAGTACATAACCAcaatatttatttgaaataaaatatgctAATGTGGTTTATAAATATGCATTAATATTATTAAAGAGTCTGACATTGTTAATTTTTGTAAActtgacacatttatttaaatttgtgtgGTTTGAGTTTTTATGCCCATATACAGTTAAAACTAGCCCATATACAGTTAAAACTAACTACTTTTTTGACTTAAATACACTTATAGTTGAACAGGACACATGTTATGGTTGATTGATTCCCTCATAAGCGTGTCATTCTATCACTATATGGTGAACCCAGGCTGTTGGAGTTTAATTTACGATCAACATAAGTGCTGACCTTGCTTACATTCTGCCACCTTTCTGAGCCTGGAGTGTTCGGGGTGGATTTGAACTCCAGCTTCGGTGAGGCAGGTGTGTAGTACAGCATCTGCGGCCCCATGGCTGAGTCATCGTGGGGTCGAATGTCCACCCGTCCCACCGGTGTGTGAGGTCGCGAACCCAGCTGACCTCTTGAGGTCAAGGAGCCCGTCCCCATCATTTCTGTCTGCGTGGGTGGCGTGTTTTGGCCAGGGAGAGACTCTTCCTCTTGGTTTGGACCACAAACCCTTCTTCGGCTAAAATCAGGAGGGCTGGGTGTTCTgtttggagagaaaacagcacgGAACGCTAAAGCTGGGACCTTTCTCTGATTATTTTTCCCTTTGAGCAAACCACTGGGATTAAAATATGTGCCTTTCGCACACAGAGATGACTTGAcaacctgctgtttctctgacGCACACTCCGCCTCCCCCTGCGCTCGGAGTGCGACGTCCCCATCCTCCCCCCGGTGAGCTGACTCGGTTCACTCAGAGTCCTGCTGATGTGCCTGTGCTTTTGGGAGGGACCCTCTCCATCAGACGGGGGTTTGGGGAAGTCCACTGATTCACTGCTGCCACCTATCTGTGTGAAATCCTGATAGCTTGAGCACCGCCTGAAAGGATGAGAGATGCAGCAGAAAAGGGTCAGCGAGTGCATTCATGAAAAGCGCTTGATATTCAGTGTATAACACCTCATGGTGACTGGTGCTGTACCTGTTCAGGGAGCTGTCTGGCTCCATCATAGCAGACTGACTGAGGGCTCGGACCCAACCCAACATATCCTCCTGAGTGTCAGCACTGAAGAAATAAGAACGCATTCCCTGGTGCACCACCTAGTTTTACAGAGATTATTCACAGTGTTCAACTGTTGTCTTTCCCCTCATACAGCATCAGCGCTCCtggatttgtgttttaaatgcgCTGTAGCTCAAGACCAGAATCCTTTTGATGGTGACATATATGGTTGAGCTGAAATTGATGAATTGAATAAACCCGTGGTGGAGgtttcagatcctttacttaagtaaaagtactaacacCACACAGTAAAAATGCTCTGTTACAAGA contains:
- the LOC121625299 gene encoding pleckstrin homology domain-containing family A member 4-like codes for the protein MDDQDRVSQASSVATISYFPVIKESDGKVQTFGKRCQSAKRDPNCPVVIRGWLNKKDSSGLKLWKRRWFVLSNYCLFYYKDSREESVLGSIPLPSYKILFCTPRECKNRKFTFKVVHQGMRSYFFSADTQEDMLGWVRALSQSAMMEPDSSLNRRCSSYQDFTQIGGSSESVDFPKPPSDGEGPSQKHRHISRTLSEPSQLTGGRMGTSHSERRGRRSVRQRNSRTPSPPDFSRRRVCGPNQEEESLPGQNTPPTQTEMMGTGSLTSRGQLGSRPHTPVGRVDIRPHDDSAMGPQMLYYTPASPKLEFKSTPNTPGSERWQNPTPTYGSVHHISSGRRPLGKSYSTGAHADLLPPLPPSSRATHAPHPPHHHHHHHHHHRSNGPKSDPRETPPIRPLESDADVSCVDEAVWV
- the LOC121625129 gene encoding uncharacterized protein LOC121625129; amino-acid sequence: MDKDSVHCALEVSRLQLEEWKSQGPMAQEEALTQKALLQEELVTIRARMCDVSLEMERVWSQYERMESELSVIRSHLQHICNFGVPQEQSQAQRELWMMEDILAGLKVNRDHFRFLLGLQRHHTFLPATPHPGSPGSPTERLQSGLPMDVEQEPPARPPLPQELQESHQRGDQGHGWTESPYEGIYSHAVDPVQRRGNSEPDLLNVKAQKDAYESQPASKWMPPDTMNQSTKKQKMSEEEQIERMKRNQERLSNRKKLPISAPGAQAQSQGSEMREEAPFPLRVTRVVTAVLPSSLVARKVSVEDPPPELDNPLPEQIQPDMQQRLAEQSKKMLNKPPRRLLLESPDRNRRSAEMHQDQPVQKANRKQQHQGAPRSSKKESRSEERRAEPAEASRNHVRDQASLGNGSASLNVRDGERPSALLTPDMDPEPCLTPEQREAKLRRVERIRERVIRSAVRESATTHKQLPIKGEGQEVHHVAPDAAKKQRMRSDHESYHVYGSCGDAIRGPAEHQLSSGTSQDEDEREGHMRKSQSQDKFGNKTQHVVHSERTGVAKTKIKRPASPYHISSMTVFQRDGGKGFTSCKEGEAQKLEEPAADDSESDVSSSDLRAKWFLSTNQWQGFIPLQIPGIDSLCSEEISDTEDHPACADETTDSNEMSSAVSESLEKMKENHSLFYKIACDISISDTDITKNDGNSNAQTSSRTEEELPIAQSVPDEVTLNEKQESKDTSLHLLSDVNENSLSINENLQDSALETRDRAALNTSASPAKEACVYEEIPLKEGEEGGSERVRETTHGAPVQNSGSAQAPDENAREEHSGAKRTDDTKVDHERSEGPKKCRSFSEESKLTVQERGNNHSITSSGPVFEGGGVIRSASFGKARVTVLRTSL